One genomic window of Euleptes europaea isolate rEulEur1 chromosome 10, rEulEur1.hap1, whole genome shotgun sequence includes the following:
- the RAB20 gene encoding ras-related protein Rab-20, producing MKPDGKVVLLGDVNVGKTSLLHRYMERRFQQGAVSTVGGAFFLKPWGPHHLSLWDTAGREQFHGLGSMYCRGAAAVILTYDVTNLQSIVELEDRFLALTDTANSDCIFAVVGNKVDLTDACTSPPEAEEEHPSEKPAAGCTSTKAKRQVHMDDAIALYKKVLKYKMLDEKDAPAAEKMCFETSAKTGYMVDHLFETVFDMVVPTILEQKAEGPSQIVDLNHYKTAKTAQPGCCR from the exons ATGAAGCCCGACGGCAaggtggtgctgctgggggacGTGAACGTGGGCAAGACGTCGCTGCTGCACCGCTACATGGAGCGCCGCTTCCAGCAGGGCGCCGTCAGCACGGTCGGCGGAGCCTTCTTCCTCAAGCCGTGGGGGCCCCACCACCTCTCCCTCTGGGACACCGCCG GACGCGAACAGTTTCACGGCCTTGGATCGATGTACTGCCGAGGAGCGGCTGCCGTTATCCTCACCTACGATGTGACCAACTTGCAGAGCATCGTGGAGCTGGAAGATCGGTTCCTGGCCTTGACAGACACCGCCAACTCAGACTGCATCTTTGCTGTCGTCGGGAACAAAGTGGACCTCACGGACGCCTGCACCTCGCCTCCAGAAGCAGAAGAGGAACACCCGTCTGAGAAACCTGCTGCCGGCTGCACGTCGACCAAAGCGAAAAGACAAGTCCACATGGACGACGCTATCGCACTTTACAAGAAGGTCCTGAAGTACAAAATGTTAGATGAGAAGGATGCACCAGCGGCAGAAAAAATGTGCTTTGAAACGAGCGCAAAGACCGGGTATATGGTGGACCACCTTTTTGAAACTGTGTTCGATATGGTGGTACCGACGATTTTGGAGCAGAAAGCGGAAGGACCGTCGCAAATCGTAGACTTGAATCATTACAAGACAGCCAAAACCGCACAACCTGGCTGCTGCAGATAA